A region of Pseudarthrobacter sp. NIBRBAC000502770 DNA encodes the following proteins:
- a CDS encoding PASTA domain-containing protein: MLNVPDLVGQPVHIAQETAANLGFGLAAGDPDGPGLRSRTWPGLFWVTSQDPPAGSVLSRGSHVQITFVQDGQARSDVPEQTGGPTPSLQTHAEGDTES; the protein is encoded by the coding sequence ATGCTAAATGTTCCCGATCTGGTTGGGCAGCCTGTACATATCGCACAGGAGACTGCGGCGAACCTTGGGTTCGGTCTCGCAGCCGGGGACCCTGATGGTCCAGGCCTTCGCTCGCGCACGTGGCCAGGGCTATTCTGGGTGACCTCCCAAGATCCTCCGGCGGGATCGGTCCTATCGCGGGGAAGCCACGTTCAGATCACCTTCGTTCAGGACGGTCAAGCACGAAGCGACGTGCCGGAGCAGACGGGCGGGCCGACCCCCTCATTGCAAACTCATGCGGAGGGCGACACGGAGTCGTGA
- a CDS encoding HNH endonuclease signature motif containing protein, with protein MGTAAVAKAYADIRSALAVLDAEVDGQGSLPFSAGDPLAGLADGCLDVLAGAREVEAGFAALKAKAAVKYSESACAVAGPDVPVVAQEMAVAAEIGCVLVLGPRAAGSFLATSHALTAGLPLTLAALRAGTVSWQHAVVMADETAGLDAAGAAALEAHFLDPGVPDGARGCPVGELPAHRFRAKARTWRERHHAESIETRHAKGVVERRVEFRPDRDGMAWLSACLPADQAVAGWNRLTAEARSMQGPDETRTMTQLRADLFASAVLGSGIPASTDASGTAAGSVEETDVLPTSIRAQVLVTVPVFSLLGLTGEPAMLDGYGPIPASMARDLVAGGSESFHRVLVDPRDGAPLEIGRTSYRLTKAMRAWLRLRDAKCPFPGCSNHSLDNEADHLLAWANGGTTGISNLGQPCPKHHKLRHTTGWKPTPATKNEPPGWTSPTGRHYASEHQDWEPPHWPKGWPSGLLPGAGNRLGEQSLLEDALVQYLAA; from the coding sequence ATGGGGACAGCAGCGGTGGCCAAGGCTTATGCGGACATCAGGTCTGCCCTCGCCGTGCTGGACGCGGAGGTTGACGGCCAAGGCTCGTTACCGTTTTCTGCGGGTGACCCTCTGGCTGGTTTGGCGGATGGGTGCCTGGATGTTCTGGCTGGTGCGCGGGAGGTGGAGGCCGGGTTCGCGGCGTTGAAGGCGAAGGCGGCGGTGAAGTATTCGGAGTCTGCTTGTGCCGTTGCGGGTCCGGATGTGCCGGTGGTGGCGCAGGAGATGGCGGTCGCGGCGGAGATCGGGTGTGTGTTGGTGTTGGGGCCGCGGGCCGCGGGGTCGTTCCTGGCCACCTCCCATGCCTTGACGGCCGGGTTGCCGCTGACGTTGGCGGCGTTGCGGGCCGGGACGGTTTCGTGGCAGCACGCGGTGGTGATGGCCGATGAAACCGCTGGCCTGGATGCTGCCGGGGCGGCGGCGTTGGAGGCGCATTTCCTGGACCCTGGAGTGCCGGATGGTGCGCGGGGTTGCCCGGTCGGGGAGTTGCCGGCGCACCGGTTTCGGGCCAAGGCGCGGACATGGCGGGAACGCCACCATGCGGAGTCGATCGAGACGCGCCACGCCAAGGGGGTGGTGGAGCGGCGGGTGGAGTTCCGGCCGGACCGGGACGGGATGGCCTGGCTTAGCGCGTGCCTGCCCGCGGATCAGGCGGTGGCGGGCTGGAACCGGCTCACCGCCGAGGCCCGGTCAATGCAGGGCCCGGACGAGACCCGGACCATGACCCAACTCCGCGCCGACCTGTTCGCGTCCGCGGTTCTGGGCAGCGGGATTCCCGCCAGCACGGACGCCAGTGGTACCGCGGCCGGCAGCGTTGAAGAAACAGATGTCCTGCCGACATCAATAAGGGCGCAGGTGCTGGTCACCGTTCCCGTGTTCTCGTTGCTGGGCCTGACCGGTGAACCGGCAATGCTGGACGGGTACGGGCCGATCCCGGCTTCGATGGCCAGGGACCTGGTTGCGGGCGGGAGTGAGTCGTTCCACCGGGTCCTGGTGGACCCGCGGGACGGGGCACCGCTGGAAATCGGCAGGACCAGCTACCGCCTCACGAAAGCCATGCGAGCCTGGCTAAGGTTGCGCGACGCCAAATGCCCGTTCCCCGGCTGCAGCAACCACTCCCTCGACAACGAGGCCGACCACCTCCTCGCCTGGGCCAACGGCGGCACCACCGGAATCAGCAACCTGGGACAACCCTGCCCGAAACACCACAAACTCCGACACACCACCGGCTGGAAACCCACCCCCGCCACCAAGAACGAACCACCAGGCTGGACCTCACCCACAGGCCGGCACTACGCCAGCGAACACCAGGACTGGGAACCACCCCACTGGCCGAAGGGGTGGCCGTCCGGGTTATTGCCCGGGGCCGGCAACAGACTTGGAGAACAGAGCCTTCTGGAAGATGCCCTCGTCCAGTACCTTGCCGCGTGA